In Schizosaccharomyces osmophilus chromosome 2, complete sequence, the following proteins share a genomic window:
- the pho8 gene encoding vacuolar membrane alkaline phosphatase — MANEHDTLLPVHEQHVRDEPNRVSWRLKKVHYILLSVVFMAIGFFFFLPFLAKKKVGPKPKYAVMMVSDGMGPASLSMSRSFAEYITGDKDYILPLDKHLIGSSRTRSSSSLITDSAAGATAFSCAAKSYNGAVGVLDGGKACGTLLEAAKEAGYLTGMVVTSRITDATPASFSSHVANRFMQSLIAEYQVGMGPLGRSTDLMFGGGLCSFLPNSSYQSCRADDLDLLKYAKAEQDFNVLLDRAEFDDSTRHQLPLLGLFSGRHMDYNIDRDPKSQPSLTEMVESALDTLYKFSQSTGKGFFLLIEGSRIDMASHNNDPVAHVHDVLEYNRAFQKASDFIEKTGGVLISTSDHETGGLTVGRQVTPEYPDYIWKPEVLERATHSFEYLAKSIMIHEESELRSYIQNSIFPALGIKKPSHKMVNSLYDARSNVFELISRMSLIIGEQAQIGYTTHGHTAVDVNVYGSGDAIRDIRGNIENIEIGKYLEEYLGISLDQVTSKLTDAPIYGDPDRGFKAGAFVHEILEKHSEVNTREYEDYLASSAKRGHSVEL, encoded by the exons ATGGCGAACGAGCATGATACTTTGCTGCCAGTGCACGAGCAACATGTAAGAGATGAGCCAAACCGCGTCTCATGGAGACTGAAAAAGGTGCATTACATTCTTCTTTCCGTTGTTTTTATGGcaattggttttttcttctttttaccGTTTTTggcaaaaaagaaagtaggACCCAAACCAAAGTATGCGGTGATGATGGTTTCAGATG GAATGGGACCTGCTTCTTTATCCATGAGTCGATCGTTTGCTGAGTATATCACTGGCGATAAGGATTACATTCTTCCTCTCGACAAGCATTTAATCGGAAGCTCTAGAACACGATCTAGCTCTAGTCTCATTACGGATAGCGCTGCTGGTGCCACTGCCTTTTCTTGTGCTGCCAAAAGTTATAATGGAGCAGTGGGTGTTTTAGATGGTGGTAAAGCTTGCGGGACTTTATTAGAAGCAGCAAAAGAAGCAGGCTATTTGACTGGTATGGTCGTCACTAGTAGAATAACGGATGCCACGCctgcttcattttcttctcaTGTTGCGAATCGCTTTATGCAAAGTCTAATTGCCGAGTATCAGGTAGGTATGGGACCCTTGGGACGGAGTACGGATTTAATGTTTGGTGGAGGGCTATGCTCATTTCTTCCCAATTCAAGTTATCAATCATGCCGTGCCGATGACTTGGACCTCTTAAAGTATGCTAAAGCCGAACAAGATTTCAACGTACTTTTGGACCGTGCGGAATTTGATGATTCAACGAGGCATCAACTTCCATTATTAGGCTTGTTTTCTGGCCGTCACATGGACTACAATATAGACAGAGACCCCAAGAGCCAACCTTCTCTTACCGAAATGGTAGAATCGGCTCTTGATACCCTCTATAAATTTTCCCAGTCTACtggaaaaggatttttcTTACTTATTGAAGGCAGTCGTATTGATATGGCTTCTCACAACAACGATCCTGTAGCCCATGTTCATGATGTGTTGGAGTATAACCGTGCTTTCCAAAAGGCTTCTGactttatagaaaaaacagGAGGAGTTTTGATATCTACTTCTGACCATGAAACTGGTGGATTAACCGTCGGTCGACAGGTTACTCCGGAATATCCTGATTATATTTGGAAGCCAGAAGTCCTTGAACGGGCTACTCATTCCTTCGAATACCTTGCCAAATCAATAATGATCCACGAGGAGTCGGAACTTCGTTCCTATATTCAAAATAGCATTTTCCCAGCTTTGGGAATTAAGAAGCCCAGTCATAAAATGGTGAACAGCCTCTATGATGCGAGATCGAATGTCTTTGAATTGATCAGCCGCATGAGTCTTATCATCGGCGAACAGGCACAAATTGGATATACTACTCATGGTCACACAGCAGTAGATGTGAACGTTTATGGAAGCGGCGATGCAATTCGTGACATAAGGGgaaatattgaaaatattgaGATTGGAaaatatttggaagagtATTTAGGAATCTCATTGGACCAAGTCACCTCTAAATTGACCGATGCTCCCATATATGGTGATCCAGATCGTGGATTTAAGGCAGGCGCATTTGTACACGAAATATTGGAGAAACATTCTGAGGTGAATACTAGGGAATATGAAGATTACTTGGCATCATCGGCTAAAAGAGGCCATAGTGTTGAGCTTTAG
- a CDS encoding serine/threonine protein phosphatase with TPR repeat, with protein sequence MVKSALTLKNEANSALKEGHVPKAVELYSEAIKLDSQNAILYSNRSFAYFKLEDYGLAIIDATKAIEIDPNFAKAYYRRASAHISLFQPKEAAKDYKMAVNKAPNDATARSKLRECEGLLKKIRFQEAIQVSDPPSALANINIDDMDVSADYDGVKLKAVMTEEFVLDMLDRFQNGKKLPLKYAYSILRDIKEHYEQVPSMVDVHLKDDETLVVCGDTHGQFFDLLNIFKLHGSPSPTNKYLFNGDFVDRGSWSTEVAFTLYAFKLLYPDSVFLNRGNHETDDMNKVYGFEGECKAKYNERTFNIFSETFIALPLGTLIADTYLVLHGGLFSNDNVTLDQLRKIDRFSTKQPGQSGLMMEMLWTDPQSEPGRGVSKRGVGLQFGPDVSKKFCEANGLRAIIRSHEVRDQGYEVEHDGYCITVFSAPNYCDSTGNKGAVIKVKKDMELDFQQFQAVPHPNIRPMAYANGLLSSM encoded by the coding sequence atggTTAAAAGTGCATTaacattgaaaaatgaagcCAATAGCGCTCTAAAAGAAGGACATGTTCCTAAAGCTGTAGAGCTCTATTCTGAGGCAATCAAACTTGATTCCCAAAATGCTATTCTTTATTCGAATCGTTCATTTGCGTACTTCAAGCTGGAGGACTATGGACTTGCTATTATTGACGCTACGAAAGCCATTGAAATTGATCCAAATTTTGCGAAAGCTTATTATCGGAGAGCTTCTGCTCACATATCTCTTTTCCAGCCTAAAGAGGCGGCGAAGGACTATAAAATGGCTGTTAATAAAGCCCCGAACGATGCTACTGCTCGCTCAAAACTTCGAGAATGTGAAGgattattaaaaaaaattcgatTCCAAGAGGCCATTCAAGTAAGTGATCCTCCATCTGCCTTGGCAAATATAAATATCGACGACATGGATGTTTCTGCCGACTATGATGGTGTCAAACTTAAAGCCGTAATGACTGAAGAGTTTGTCCTCGACATGTTGGACCGTTTCCAAAACGGCAAAAAGTTACCTTTGAAGTATGCCTATAGTATTTTGAGGGATATCAAGGAACATTATGAGCAGGTCCCTTCAATGGTCGATGTTCATTTGAAAGATGATGAAACTTTGGTAGTTTGCGGTGATACTCACGGTCAGTTCTTTGatcttttaaatattttcaagttACACGGTTCTCCAAGCCCTACCAATAAGTATCTTTTCAATGGCGATTTTGTCGATAGAGGTTCTTGGTCTACTGAAGTTGCATTTACTTTATACGCTTTTAAACTCTTATACCCCGATTCCGTTTTCTTGAACAGAGGTAACCATGAAACCGATGACATGAATAAGGTTTATGGTTTTGAAGGAGAATGCAAAGCTAAGTATAATGAAAGAACCTTCAACATTTTCTCAGAAACTTTCATCGCGCTACCTCTGGGTACTTTGATTGCTGACACCTATTTGGTATTGCATGGCGGTTTGTTCTCTAACGATAATGTTACTTTGGATCAACTTCGTAAGATCGATCGTTTCAGTACGAAGCAACCAGGTCAGTCAGGACTTATGATGGAAATGCTCTGGACTGATCCCCAATCTGAACCGGGCCGTGGAGTTTCGAAGCGTGGTGTTGGTTTGCAATTCGGTCCAGATGTATctaaaaagttttgtgAAGCAAATGGATTGCGTGCCATTATCCGGTCTCACGAAGTTCGGGACCAAGGTTATGAAGTCGAACACGACGGTTATTGTATCACAGTTTTCAGTGCTCCCAACTATTGTGACTCTACCGGAAATAAAGGAGCTGTTATCAAAGTTAAGAAGGATATGGAACTTGATTTCCAGCAATTTCAAGCTGTTCCTCATCCCAATATTCGCCCTATGGCTTATGCAAATGGATTACTAAGTAGCATGTGA
- the erg26 gene encoding 3 beta-hydroxysteroid dehydrogenase/delta 5-->4-isomerase Erg26 yields the protein MHSVLVIGSGFLGSHIIRQLCKREQLRIAAFDLFDNEKLNQEVGHRFTMYTGDLTKNEDLDRVFSAFQPQTVIHTASPVHNLGRDIYFQINVSGTENILRVCKKHNVNALVYTSSAGVVFNGADLINVNEECPYPKVHMDAYNESKALAETIVLESNSPSLRTCALRVAGLFGPGDRQLVPGMLSVLRNGQTKFQLGENLNLFDFTYIENAAHAHLLAVENLLSNNSTAAGQVFFITNGQAIYFWDFIRAIWANAGHVAPYTIAFPRALGIALATAAEWACYFLGREPGFTRFRVQFSCANRYFDITKAREILNYRPIYDLEEGIKRTLQWMDTEKNL from the coding sequence ATGCATTCTGTTTTAGTAATTGGAAGCGGGTTCCTCGGAAGCCACATCATTCGGCAATTATGCAAGCGTGAACAACTCCGAATTGCTGCGTTTGATCTTTTCGACAATGAAAAGCTGAATCAAGAAGTGGGCCACCGGTTCACCATGTACACTGGTGACTTgacaaaaaatgaagatttaGATCGTGTTTTTTCTGCCTTCCAGCCCCAAACTGTCATCCATACGGCATCCCCTGTGCACAACTTGGGCCGTGacatttattttcaaataaacgTAAGCGGCACAGAAAACATCCTTCGTGTTTGTAAGAAACACAACGTAAATGCTCTTGTGTATACGAGCTCTGCAGGTGTAGTCTTCAATGGCGCTGACTTGATCAATGTTAACGAAGAATGCCCCTACCCCAAAGTGCACATGGACGCTTACAATGAGTCAAAGGCACTTGCAGAGACTATTGTTCTTGAAAGCAACTCGCCATCGCTACGAACATGTGCCTTGCGTGTTGCCGGTCTCTTCGGCCCTGGCGATCGTCAACTCGTTCCTGGTATGCTCTCCGTTTTGCGAAATGGCCAGACAAAGTTCCAACTTGGTGAAAATTTAAATCTTTTCGACTTTACCTACATTGAAAATGCTGCTCATGCTCATTTATTGGCCGTGGAGAACCTTCTTTCAAACAACTCTACCGCCGCCGGCCAAGTGTTCTTTATCACCAACGGACAAGCTATCTACTTTTGGGATTTCATTCGTGCTATTTGGGCTAATGCTGGTCATGTCGCTCCGTACACTATCGCGTTCCCCCGTGCTCTGGGTATAGCTTTGGCCACTGCTGCTGAGTGGGCTTGCTATTTTCTCGGCAGAGAACCTGGTTTCACTCGTTTTCGTGTTCAATTCAGTTGTGCAAACCGTTATTTCGACATCACAAAAGCGCGGGAAATTTTAAACTACCGTCCTATTTACGATTTAGAGGAAGGAATTAAGCGTACTCTCCAATGGATGGATactgaaaaaaatctttaa